The nucleotide window ttttgctttctttttttggCACCAAActgggtatatatatatatatatataacgaaTTCATACTAAACAATATCATTAAATCGTAGCATTAAATGGTTGCCCCATAATATATTAAAACTATATCACTTGATGCCTTTGGTCAGTTTGATTGTGTGACCTTGTTCAATATTCAAAGAGACGGAACATTAATCAACTCCTAACCACATTGATACTGTCCCAACTTAACCATCTATTGGAAGATATTGAGTTTTATCACCAAAGGTCTCGATAATATTAGAAGTGGAACCATATACTTATatgttgtattttattttctccCATCCAATGATATCCCTAAGCTTGATAAAGTTTTAGATCTAAGCATTGTACTAGATCATTATGGTTATATTGCATCATTATAGTACGTGGGCTAAAAGTTTTTTGGGACGTTTGAACTTTCTTTTGAAGTATTCTTTACATAATGTGCACTTTTTCATGAAcagtatttatttaatttggaaacagattgaaaaaaatggaaagaaacaATGGAAAAAGGTTGAAGTGAAGCTTGAAGACCATGTTAAAACTCCAATCTTCCCATCCAATATGTCGAATGAATCATATGACGAGTATTTTGATGACTATATCTCAAGCATAGCTACAAAAAGATTTCCACAAGACAAACCACTGTGGGAAGTTCATGTTATAAAGTACCCAAATAGCAATGCAGCTGGTaatgtaattttcaagttgcaccaTGCATTAGGTGATGGCTACTCTCTCATGGGCGCTCTTCTCTCCTGTCTACAAAGGGCTGACAATCCTTCTCTTCCACTAACTTTTCCTTCACGGCTGCCATCAGAAACGAAGAGTGAAAATGTTGTGACCAAAACTATCTCATCCTTGTTGAGCACCATATCCGATTTTTGGTGGGGCATTTCAAAGAGCTTCAGGGGGGAAGATGATCCATCACCAATAAAATCCTCGAATCATGGACTTGAGTTCGCGCCAATTACAATATCAACGATTACGATCTCCCTTGATCgaatcaaattaattaagagCAGGCTCGGAGTGGTAAGTATCAGATTTTCTATGCAATATTTTGGTTTATGCATGTGTGTATGtattcttttctttctaaaataCGAGAATAAGCTTTCATGTTTGACCTTCCTTCtcctgttaaaaaaaaaaaggatacgTTGCCGCTTCTTTTTAAGCCATTTATTCTCGGaactaaatataaatttattctGCGCTCATAGGATGAGGGCATGCAGAAGACTTAAACTGAATATATGTTTAGCCATGCTAACCGTCTGCTTGCAAGTCAATCTCAATGCCTTAATGTAAACCTAAAAAGGTCTGAATGCCGTAATAAAAACCTACCCAGTGCATGGTGGGCATGATTATTACTAACCACTAAAATTTAAAGTATATTTAAAATTACTGAAGAAAGTCGGATGTATTTAATTGAGAATTTGAAAGATTtcaatggatttataaatcatgaatttttatggagtttaattgatttgtaaagattccatgtaaaattttgattcaattccctagAAATCTCATGATGGTAGGTGAGATttatggatgcttaaaatacactacaaaatctctcaaattccctctaattACTCAACCTTTTCAAATtgtttaaaatcaaattttagttGAATACatctggaatgttataaacttctttaaaattttaattaaatgcACCCGGATTtctaggattttaataaactatcttaaaatcatgattgaatacacattgaattttagagaattacttaaaatcatgattgaatacccctagattcattaaaataatttaaatccctcaaaatcctaattgaatacaccccctaaaACTGCCTAATTCTTTTTTTCCAAAGTCAATGTGCCTACTTCATCCTAAATTCCTAACTAGTACAATCTGACCTATTGAAGCTAATGAAGAAGCCCTGAAACTACGATTCTCAATTCTCAAATTTGTTCAACTATCCTTTATAAGAACACATGATTTATCCATAAATTTCACCATAACGGTCTTGATATTGTTGAAGCTCAAGGTGAACAGTTAAATTGGGGACTTTGAGTCCTTAGTCCCTACATTATACATTTATATAGATCTTTTAATGGCTAGTAACAAAAATCTCTTACATATCATTGTTTAAAATATTGAGACTaacaaaaaatagaataaaataaaCAACATGCAAATCACCAAACACCATATTgtcaaatttgtaaaaaattgtaacaCAGTTAACTTATTTATTATCACAGACGATAAATGACATTCTTACTGGGATGGTCTTTCTTGGCTCTCGGCTATATATGCAAGAGATGAACCAAAGCTCAAGGGAAGTGCATAGCACAGCATTAGTTTTACTAAATACAAGGTTCATGGCGAATTATGCGTCGACTGAAGAAATGATCAAACCCAACAGCAAGAGCCCATGGGGAAATCGTTTTGCATTCTTGCATGTTCCCATTCCCAAGTTGACTGAATTCTCAGATGTGCTTGACTTCGTGTGGAATgcacaaaaaataatcaagcagAAAAGAAATTCTTTAGCTATTTATTTCACTAGTGGGCTATTGGAGATGCTGAACAAGTTTGGAGGCCACGAGGTTAGTAAATAATGACTCGTTTGGTACACATGATTggattgaaataaaaaaatttcaaattttaaggtATAATGAAGGTGGATGTTAATGATTTTCATTTGGAAGGAATCAGAACAAGATTAGCTAGGAAGAAAAttcatcccttctaatcctacTATTTTATGAAGGATTAGAATGAACAAGTTTTTTTCATGAGTAATCCATCTTCAATTCTCTTAGTGGTCATAGTtgtattatttcttcttcttcttttttttctaacaTACTTTTGATTTAATATCCGTTCCATCCAATCATGTGCACGAAACCAGCCTACGAAAATGCATGTGATATTTCATATATTCAACaaatttagccaaaatggtatataagatttgtataactcctcattttggtctctaacatttgaaatcaatagaagtagtccCTGAGTTTGTttatcatcaatcattttagtcattctatgaaaaaacttcattaaataaggctaaaataacaaaattaccctcaatttttgtcaaatcatttgacccattgtttattaaattgaggataattttgtcattttggttcttatttaatataatttttcatagaatgaccaaaatgattgatgatgaacAAAGTTAGGgatcacttctattgattttaaatctcagagactaaagtgatgagttatgcaaatctcaaagacaattttggctaaaaaatgaTCTAAAAATTATAAGGCTACTGGTGGTGCAGGCAGCATCAAGATACGTCCATAGCACATTAAAGAACTCGAGCATGATGATCTCAAGTATGATTGGCCCGGTGCAAAAAATGTCTTTGGCAAACCAACCAATCAAAGGGTTGTACTTTTTGGTAGTTGGGACACCTGAGGTAAACCGAATAAATTTTTTGACAAAGTTTTAAAAACTAAAGAACATGaaagttgattattggtttattacttaaatgttgataaacatgcttattcttTTTGGTgatacattatttagtttgtaaatttagtctccaaatttaatctccctagcattacccttattATATCATGCACATACGTACGGTCTCAAAAGTTTTGGAAACAATAATATTCATTGTCAGTTTCTGTAATCAGATACATAATAAATTAAGGTTTGGTTGATTAACAAGGGCTGTGTGGTGTTTCTGTGATTGTCATGTTCGTTTAAGGCTCTTCTAGTAGCATTTCAGAAAATGATATTCGAAGAATTGTTTTGCAAAatgaaaacaacaaataaaactTTGCATTTTTTTATGATGAGTTTGTATCTTCATTGAGTAAatgaatttattgatttttatctatatatatgtgAGGTATGTTTTCTTAATGATAGTAGAgatatattatacat belongs to Malus sylvestris chromosome 17, drMalSylv7.2, whole genome shotgun sequence and includes:
- the LOC126612582 gene encoding wax ester synthase/diacylglycerol acyltransferase 11-like produces the protein MEVWEEELEPVSPNGHYFNSSVLSVSVLAVLEYEIPIDDSQTLSLLENVFLPISPRFSSIMIEKNGKKQWKKVEVKLEDHVKTPIFPSNMSNESYDEYFDDYISSIATKRFPQDKPLWEVHVIKYPNSNAAGNVIFKLHHALGDGYSLMGALLSCLQRADNPSLPLTFPSRLPSETKSENVVTKTISSLLSTISDFWWGISKSFRGEDDPSPIKSSNHGLEFAPITISTITISLDRIKLIKSRLGVTINDILTGMVFLGSRLYMQEMNQSSREVHSTALVLLNTRFMANYASTEEMIKPNSKSPWGNRFAFLHVPIPKLTEFSDVLDFVWNAQKIIKQKRNSLAIYFTSGLLEMLNKFGGHEAASRYVHSTLKNSSMMISSMIGPVQKMSLANQPIKGLYFLVVGTPEELDISIVSYMGKVRLAFTAKKGIIDPQKLKLCMENALNMISNAADKNSMQNSTEEQSHI